The segment AATCGCCGTGCTCTGGTTGCGATTTCCTTCATAGGGCTGTCCTAGCTCGGTTTGGCTAATTAAGCCTGCGCTTCTGTAGGTTTCTTTGAAGTAGCCACCTTCGGGGTGAGGGGCTAGGTCTAGTGAGGTGATGAGGGATTGAATCTTGTCGGTCATTATTCTTTGAGTTTTGGCGGCTATATCTCAAGATACTGTCTTTGATCAATACCGCATTTACAAAATGCTTTCTGCTTCTAAATGATAAGAAGGCGTAGTGAATACTACGCCTAGTGGAGTCCGTTGGAAATATCCCTTACCGAAGTGCTTTTGGCAAAATGGCAGAACAACATAGAAACCAAATGTGTCCAACTGTCAAATCCCTTACAGCCTTTGTCGGTTTGCTTTTCTTCGACCAGCTTCTTGAAAATTGAACGGTCAATCTTTTTAATAATCTGTGATAACAATGTAATATTACTCATGAGAGGTCTGACGTTTTGGTGCAAACCCAAAATAACTATTTTGGGCAAAAAATAGGACCTCTCATTTTCTTATTTAGGACGCTATTGTGGACTTTTTAATTATTCTAACTATGAAATCTAGCATGAACAGTATATTATTTTTTATTCTTCTAATTTTAATACATGTGGGCTTTTCTAGTTGTGTTAGTAAGCAATCGTTATGTGATGAAACTAGAGAAGCGTTGAATGAAAAGATAGAGGGGGTGGTAATTGAGGCATACTTGAATGAATTCAATCATGCGAAGACAATTTTGTATTGTAGTGGGTATGATACGTTGAGTTCGTTATTTTTTGTAAATGAAAGATCGCACGTGTTTAGCCAATTACAAGCTGGTGATAGTATTCTAAAAATAAAAGGGACCTTGGATTTTTATTGGATTAGAGATGGTAATAAGAGTTATGAAAGGTTGGATTATGGATGCAATGACAATGTAAAAAAAAGAGAGGAGTAGATTACTAGATTTCATACGATGCAGTCGCAATGCAATTGCGACTGCATCGTATGAGGTATATAATATGCCTAATCCAATAAATCAATACTCATCGCACTTTTTTGTCCTGCGTAATTCCTGGTACTGCTATAGAGAAAATCTTCAGGACTGCTCACAAACGCATGAACGATCAAGCCCTTTTCTTTTTGACAATACTGTAGTGAATCAATGATGCAATCGCGATAGGCATTGCGAACAAACAAATCCACCCAGCCTATAACTGTGAAAGTAACAAAATACAGTAGAAGGGTCTTTTTTTTGCTTTGAACTTCTTTTGGAAAGGTATAAAAAAGCGACAAACCTCTCGGCTGTCGCTTTGCTTTGTCTTGATGAAATACTGGATTAAGCTTCGGTTGCTTTTGCTATCCAGCCTTGTACTTCTTCCAAACTTGGATTTTTCACCTCGTTGAGTTTCATCTTTTTCTTGTTGCCGCATACGTCTTGGTGTAGTTTGGCGTCTTTTGCTTCTGCAAACTGTTGCTTGGTCACCATGCCGATCTTTTGCAGGATCTGAACGAGGTCTTTGGCTACTCCTAATTCCTCGTACTGCGCAGCGGTCAATGCCACGATTTTCTTCTCAGGCTTCATCTGTGGGAAGAACAGTACATCTTGGATCGAATTGGAGTTGGTCATCATCATCGATAATCGATCGATACCGACTCCCAAACCAGCCGTCGGAGGCATGCCGTACTCTAGCGCTCTGAGGAAGTCCTCGTCTAGCACCATCGCTTCGTCATCACCGCGCTTGCCTAGCTCCAACTGCTCCTCGAATCTTGCACGTTGATCAACTGGGTCATTCAGCTCAGAGAATGCATTACAGATTTCTTTGCCGTTGGCTATCGCTTCGAAACGCTCCACCAATCCTGGCTTGTTTTTGTGCTTCTTGGCCAATGGAGACATCTCCACCGGATAGTCAGTAATGAAAGTAGGCTGGATCAATTGACCTTCACATTTCTCTCCGAATATCTCGTCGATGAGTTTACCCTTGCCCATGGTTTCGTCTATTGGCACATTTAGTTTTTTGGCAGTCTCACGCAAGCCTGCCTCGTCCATTTCTGAGATGTCGACGCCTGTGAAGTGCTCGATTGCCTCAAACATCGTGTATCGCTTCCATGGACGCTGGAAGTTGATGATGTTTTTGCCCACTTGTACTTCGGTGGTGCCGTGTAGATCCATGGCGACTTTCTCGACCATTTCTTCTACGAGGTTCATCATCCATTCGTAATCTTTGTAGGCCACATAGAGCTCTACTTGGGTGAACTCAGGATTGTGAAAACGAGACATGCCTTCGTTACGAAAATCCTTTGAGAATTCGAATACGCCATCGTATCCACCTACGATCAATCTCTTGAGATACAGTTCATTGGCGATACGCAGGTACAGTGTCATGTCTAGCGTATTGTGGTGAGTCTTGAACGGACGGGCTGCCGCTCCACCATAAATTGGCTGTAGGATTGGCGTTTCTACTTCGAGGTAGCCTCTGTCTGCCAAATAGCCTCTCATCGAGTTGACAAGTTGTGTTCTTTTGACGAATGTCTCTCTGACCTCTGGGTTGACGATCATGTCCACATAACGCTGTCTGTATCTCATCTCTGGATCGGTGAAGGCGTCAAAAGTCTTCATGTTGCCATCGGCATCTTTTGCTTCCTTCACGATAGGCAAAGGTTTGAGCGACTTAGTCAATAGCTTGAGGGAAGTCACGTGGATAGAGATCTCGCCGACTTCTGTGGTGAATACATAGCCTTTGATACCGATGATGTCACCGATATCCATCATTTTTTTGAAGACGTTGTTGTAGAGGCTCTTGTCCTCGCCAGGGCAAAGGTCGTCTCTTCTCAGATAGATTTGGATACGGCCTGAGGCATCTTGTAACTCTGCGAAAGATGCCGATCCCATGATTCTACGGCTCATGAGTCTACCAGCGATGGAAATGTCCTTGTAATCTGTCTTTCGTTTCTCATAGTTTTGGTGAATATCTTTTGTAGATACGTTCACCTCGAAAGTGTCAGATGGATAAGGGTCAATACCTGATTGGATCAATTGCTCTCTGGTTTGACGTCTAATTATTTCCTGTTCGCTTAGAATCATTGTATTAAGTAAAAAAATTGAGCGGCAAAATTAATTTATTCAGGGGATTGTGGGTAGGGAATGTGGAATAATATTAACCCGAGTTCGATTCTTAAAGAGGGCTGATCCACAATAGGGCAAAATTAAAATAACCTTTGATAAAAGGTGCAGAAAACCCTTCAAGGGTTCTCTTCCTAGGTCATGGACAAAACGAATGGTACACTATATCCTCCAAAAAGACTCTTGACGGGATATTCAAAATCAAACTCTGGTTATAGGGAGGGTAGATTTGTTCTTGATGTAATTGGCTAATTAGAGGAAAATGGGTCTTGTTGGTACGAATAACCTGAGCGATCAACAGAAGGGGATAGATGTTTCGGAATTGATTGTCGTTTTGTCTAGTGCTCCGAAGGCATGAATAAGAGCCTGCCTACAATTTTTTTGATTTTCTGCTTGGTTCTCCTTGCCACTAATCCATATCTTCATCGGATGAAAAAATACGTAGCACTTCTGAGGGGAATCAATGTGAGTGGACAAAAGAAGATCAAAATGACCGAGCTCAAGTCTGCATTGGTGGCTGCTGGATTGACGACTGTGGAGACTTATATCCAAAGTGGTAATCTAGTTTTTGAGACGGAATTGAGTGAAGAGGAGAGTACACAGTTGATAGAAAGAGTGATTCTTGAGGATTTTGGTTTTGAAGTGCCGACCTTGGTGTTGGAGCAATCGTATTTTCGTTTTGTGCTAGACAACAATCCTTTTTTGCAGCGTGGTGAGGACAACAAAAAACTCTATGTATGCTTTATGATGGACATACCCACCGAAGAGAGCAAGTTGACACTGGCAGAGACAGATCTCAAAGGAGATGAATACCATATCATAGATCAGCTGATCTATACTTGCTATCATCAGGGTGCGGGGAAGACCAAAATGGACAACAATCTACTAGAGCGCAAGCTGAAAGTCAGAGCGACCTCTAGGAATTGGAATACAGTTGGCAAGTTGGGGGAGATGTAGCTCAGTAATTTTAACCCCAACCATTCATCCCATTTATACACCAAGCGTGTAATTTGCATTTAGTCATGGGTGTCGTCTTTTTCGTTTTCCTAATTTTAGTCTCGAAAATTGAATGCATAACCCAAAAATCATGATGAAACGCGTGAAGCTGCTGGTACTGATAGGTCTAGCAACAGCAAGAATCTCTTTTGCACAAGAGACATTTCCTATCAATGGAATCAAAGACGAGAGGAGTGATATATATGCGCTGATTGGTGCTAAAGTACATGTGTCCTGGGATCAAAGTATAGAAGGAGCAACTCTCCTGATTAAGAAGGATAAAGTTTTGGCAGTGGGTAAGAATATTAGCATTCCTGCCAATGCTATTCGCATGGATGTGAGTGGTATGGATATTTATCCATCCTTTTTGGATCCCTACTCGGATTATGGTATGCCAGAGGTAAAAAAGGCCAGTTCATTTGATCCACAGGCCGAGTCTAATACGAAAGGAGCATACAACTGGAATCAAGCGATTAAAGCAGAGTTTAGTGCAGCAAAGACGTTTCGGGTGGATAAGGAAAAAGCCAAATCTTTGAGAAAGGAAGGTTTTGGAGCATTGGTTATTTTGCATAAGGACGGTATCGTTCGTGGACAATCTGCCTTGGTGAGTTTGGTAGGCAAAAGTGAGCAAGAAGATATACTCGTATCATCGGTATCTATGCAATTGTCCCTTGACAAGGGGTCTTCTACTCAGAACTATCCCACGTCTATGATGGGGGCGATAGCTTTGTTGAGACAGACTTACTTGGATGCCAAATGGTATGCGGATCAAAAAAATCCTGGTTTTGAAGATTTGACTTTGAGAAGTTTTTCTGAGGGTTTGAAATTGCCTCAGGTGATAGAATCAACAGATAAGCTCACTTCTTTGCGAGTGGATCATATCGGCGATGAGCTGGGTTATCAATACATCATCATGGGTTCGGGGGATGAATATCAGCGATTAGATGAGATTGCTGCTACTGCTGCGGATTTCATCCTTCCAGTCAGTTTTCCCAAGCCGTATGATGTGGAAGACCCATATGCAGCTTTAGATATTGATTTAGAAGACTTAAGACATTGGGAGCGAGCACCAGCCAATGCAGGGATGTTGGCCAGCAAAGGGATAGATTTTGCTTTTACTCCAGCAGGTTTGAAGGATGCTTCGGAATTCCTCCCCAATATTCGCAAAGCTATAAAGTATGGTTTGACCAAAGAGATCGCTCTGAAGGCACTGACCTCAGCTCCTGCCAAAATGCTAGGACTGGATGGTCAGATTGGTTCTCTTAATAAAGACAAGTATGCCAATTTCTTGATTGTAAAGGGAGATTTGTTTGAGGAGGATGCCGTGATTCTGGAGAACTGGATAGGAGGCAATCGTTTTGTAATTCAAGACAAAGAAACTGTTGCTTTGAATGGACAATATGAGCTGAATGTGAATAATGAGGATTACGGAATCATGAATGTCTCAGGACTACCCACAGCACCGAAAATGTCAATCTACGGAAAGGATACGCTCAAAGGGAGTTTAGCATTCAAAGATGGCTTGGTGACTATTCTGGTTCAGAAGGATTCTTTGACCAAGCAACAATTGTCAGGATATGTTGAAGGAAAGAATCTATCAGGTATGTTAAGCAAAGCAGATGGGGATAGACAAAAGTGGACAGCTATATATAAGGGTGATACTACGACCAGTAAGCAAAAGAAAAAAGAAGAGGAAATAGAATTTTCTTCTAAAATGACCTATCCTTTTGTTGCGTTTGGTTGGGAAGAAAAGCCCACGACCCAAGCGATGCTTTTTACCCACGTAACACTTTGGACCAATGATGATGAAGGCATTTTGGAGAATTACGATGTGCGGATAGAAAATGGGAAGATTGTTGCCATCGGACAAGGTCTTTCTGCAGATGGAGCAGTAGTAATAGACGGTAGTGGCAAGCATTTGACCAGTGGTATCATAGATGAGCATTCGCACATAGCTATTAGCAAGGGCGTAAATGAGGCGGGTCAGGCAGTATCTGCTGAAGTGAGGGTGGAAGATGTGATTAACTCTGAAGACATCAATATCTATCGTCAGTTGGCTGGAGGAGTGACTGCCTCTCAACTACTTCATGGTTCGGCCAATCCGATTGGTGGACAATCTGCATTAGTCAAACTTCGATGGGGTCAAGATCCCGAATCGATGAAAATTAAAGACGCTGATGGATTTATCAAATTTGCATTGGGTGAAAATGTGAAACAATCTAATTGGGGAGATAGATTTAAAGAAAGATTTCCACAGACGAGGATGGGAGTCGAGCAAGTGTTTCGAGATGGATTCAACAGAGCACTGGAATATCAGGAAAGCTGGAAAACCTATGATGGACTGACCGGCAAAGCCAAACGAAATACAACAGCCCCTCGACGTGATTTAGAACTAGAAACGCTATTGGAGATTATCAACTCGCAGCGTTTTGTGACTTGCCATTCTTACATTCAATCCGAAATAAATATGCTGATGCATGTCGCAGAGGACTATGACTTTAGAATCAATACATTCACTCACATCCTCGAAGGGTATAAAGTAGCAGACAAGATGAAGGCTCACGGGGTGGGCGCTTCTACCTTTTCAGATTGGTGGGCATACAAATTCGAAGTGAGGGAAGCAATACCCTACAATGCCACACTGATGAGTGGTCAAGGAGTTGTGACTGCCATCAATTCTGATGATGCAGAGATGGGGAGAAGATTGAATCAGGAGGCTGCCAAGTCTTTGAAGTATGGAGGAATGTCCGAAGAGGATGCTTGGAAAATGGTGACTTTAAATCCCGCCAAACTCTTGCATCTAGATGATAAAATGGGATCAGTAACTGTGGGCAAGGATGCGGATTTGGTCTTGTGGTCAGGACACCCTCTGTCGATCTATTCCAAGGCAGAAAAAACCATGGTAGATGGAATTGTCTATTTTGATATCGAAAAGGACAAAGAACTGCAACAGGAGATTCAATTAGAACGTGCCGCATTGATTCAAAAACTGTTGGCCGAGAAAAAATCAGGAGCTAAAACAGTGCCCGTTTCTAAAAAGGAGGAGAAGCTCTATCACTGTGATGACATAGACTTTCATTTCAATTAATCCATGAGAATCCTAAAGAAAAATAACATGAAAACTGTATATAAAATATCTCTTGCCGTGTGTATGATGATGGTAAGTTTAGGCATTCATGCACAATTAATTACTCCAGCACCAGCTCAATCTAGTCCAATAGCTTTGGTCAAAGGTACTGCACACCTAGGCAATGGTGAGGTGATTCACGAAGCATTGATCACCTTCGTGGAAGGAAAAATAGAAAAGGTGATGAGCTATGATGCAGCTCCATCCTTGTCAGGATATGACGTGATTGATGTCAGTGGCCAGCATATTTATCCAGGGTTGATCTTGCCCAACACAGATTTGGGGCTGACCGAGGTGGCAGCAGTGCGCGCTACTAACGATAATGATGAGGTTGGGACGATCAATCCCAGTGTGCGCTCCTTGGTTGCTTTTAATACAGAGTCTGATTTGATCCCACCAGTGAGATTCAACGGGGTATTATTGGCGCAAGTCACGCCACAAGGAGGATTGGTGTCAGGGACATCATCTGTGGTGCAGCTGGACGCATGGAATTGGGAGGATGCCGCCTACAGCATAGATGATGCTGTACACTTCAATTGGCCGTCTAAGATGCTCAAGACAGGATGGTGGGCAGAGCCTGGCAAACCGAAAGCGAATGAAAAGTATGATGCGCAAGTTCAAGAAATCAAGAAACTGTTACAAGACGCTAAGTTTGATAAGGCAGAAAAAAACCTGAAACTGAAAGCGATGAAAGGTGTATTTGATGGGACTAGAAGTATTCATGTACATGTCGACGGTGCGCAAGAAATGATGACCGCAGTATTGGCTATGAAACAGGCAGGCGTAGCAAAAATTGTAATTGTGGGTGGTGAAGATGCATGGCTGATCAAAGACTTTTTGAAAGAGCACCAGATAGCAGTGATTTTATCTAATGTTCACCGTCTGCCCAATCGCAAGCATGAGGACATCGATATGCCATACAAATTGGCGGCTATGTTACAAGCAGAAGGAGTATTAGTTGGACTTAGTTACTCGGATGCGAGTAATGCACGTAACCTGCCCTTTTTCGCAGGAACCAATGCGGCCTATGGTTTGAATCCTGAGACTGCATTGAAACTAGTGACTAGCAATACAGCCGAAATCCTTGGAATAGCAGATAAAACGGGGATGCTAAAGGTCGGGCTAGATGCCAATATTGTCGTGTCCGAAGGTGATATCTTGGATATGAGAAGCAATCAAATTAGCTATGCTTACATTCAAGGACGACTCTTGGAGATGAAAGGAAAGCAACAACAGCTTTACGAAAAGTACAAGGCAAAGTATGAAGTAAAATAGATAGCTCTTGTTTTTTGCTTTTATAACAAATCAGTATCAGCGAGTCTAGTGATACTCGTTGATACGCTACGGCTTAAAAACTCATCAGCTCTTTAAACTTCAGCGTTTGGCGTCTGGAGACTTCTACGATGGTGGTATCTTTGAGGTGAATGCGGATGCTGCCGCTGAACCATGGTTCTACCTTTTGAATCCATTTCATGTTGATAATCTGCTGACGATTGGCTCGAAAAAATATCAAAGGATCGAGTCGCTTTTCCATGTAATTCAGGGTTTTGGGGATCAGCGGAGACTGGTCTTTGAAATGGATTTTGGTATAAGTATCACTGATTTCAAATAGACTGATGTCTTTTAGCTCTACAAACCAGCAGTTTTCGCTTTCTTTCACAAAGACCTGATCATTTTCAGAAAGGAGGTCTCGTTTGGCAGAAGTCTTTTGTAGCAGTCGTTCTCTTACTTTGTGAAGTGCATTGAGCAGACGGTCTTCCTTGAGGGGTTTTTGCAGGTAGTCGAGCGCATTGTAGTCAAATGCTTTGTGAGCGTATTCGTTGTAAGCAGTGATGAAAATAACCTCAGGGAGGTAGTCCAGGCTTTCGAGCAATTCGAATCCATCTTTTCCAGGCATCTGGATGTCCAAAAAAATCAAATCGGGTTGATGGGATTCGATGAGCTCAATTGCTTCTTCGGCATGGGCGGCTTCTGCCACTATTTCTACATCTTCTACACCCCGAAGAAGGTGCTTCAGTTCTTGTCTTGCCAGTCGGGTGTCGTCTATGATGATCGCTTTCATGTCTGCTGAGGGATGGTCAAAGTGGCAACTACAAAGGACTCTTGTTGTTTTAGCTCAAAAGAGGGTTTTGTGTCCAGTAGAATTTCTATGCGTTCCAGTGCATTTTTGATCCCAATTCCAGTACTCTTCGTTCCTTCTTTGATTTGCCCTGTGTTGTTTACTTGGATGATTAGGTTGCTATTTATGA is part of the Reichenbachiella agarivorans genome and harbors:
- the lysS gene encoding lysine--tRNA ligase; protein product: MILSEQEIIRRQTREQLIQSGIDPYPSDTFEVNVSTKDIHQNYEKRKTDYKDISIAGRLMSRRIMGSASFAELQDASGRIQIYLRRDDLCPGEDKSLYNNVFKKMMDIGDIIGIKGYVFTTEVGEISIHVTSLKLLTKSLKPLPIVKEAKDADGNMKTFDAFTDPEMRYRQRYVDMIVNPEVRETFVKRTQLVNSMRGYLADRGYLEVETPILQPIYGGAAARPFKTHHNTLDMTLYLRIANELYLKRLIVGGYDGVFEFSKDFRNEGMSRFHNPEFTQVELYVAYKDYEWMMNLVEEMVEKVAMDLHGTTEVQVGKNIINFQRPWKRYTMFEAIEHFTGVDISEMDEAGLRETAKKLNVPIDETMGKGKLIDEIFGEKCEGQLIQPTFITDYPVEMSPLAKKHKNKPGLVERFEAIANGKEICNAFSELNDPVDQRARFEEQLELGKRGDDEAMVLDEDFLRALEYGMPPTAGLGVGIDRLSMMMTNSNSIQDVLFFPQMKPEKKIVALTAAQYEELGVAKDLVQILQKIGMVTKQQFAEAKDAKLHQDVCGNKKKMKLNEVKNPSLEEVQGWIAKATEA
- a CDS encoding amidohydrolase family protein, with the protein product MKTVYKISLAVCMMMVSLGIHAQLITPAPAQSSPIALVKGTAHLGNGEVIHEALITFVEGKIEKVMSYDAAPSLSGYDVIDVSGQHIYPGLILPNTDLGLTEVAAVRATNDNDEVGTINPSVRSLVAFNTESDLIPPVRFNGVLLAQVTPQGGLVSGTSSVVQLDAWNWEDAAYSIDDAVHFNWPSKMLKTGWWAEPGKPKANEKYDAQVQEIKKLLQDAKFDKAEKNLKLKAMKGVFDGTRSIHVHVDGAQEMMTAVLAMKQAGVAKIVIVGGEDAWLIKDFLKEHQIAVILSNVHRLPNRKHEDIDMPYKLAAMLQAEGVLVGLSYSDASNARNLPFFAGTNAAYGLNPETALKLVTSNTAEILGIADKTGMLKVGLDANIVVSEGDILDMRSNQISYAYIQGRLLEMKGKQQQLYEKYKAKYEVK
- a CDS encoding DUF4372 domain-containing protein — translated: MSNITLLSQIIKKIDRSIFKKLVEEKQTDKGCKGFDSWTHLVSMLFCHFAKSTSVRDISNGLH
- a CDS encoding amidohydrolase family protein produces the protein MMKRVKLLVLIGLATARISFAQETFPINGIKDERSDIYALIGAKVHVSWDQSIEGATLLIKKDKVLAVGKNISIPANAIRMDVSGMDIYPSFLDPYSDYGMPEVKKASSFDPQAESNTKGAYNWNQAIKAEFSAAKTFRVDKEKAKSLRKEGFGALVILHKDGIVRGQSALVSLVGKSEQEDILVSSVSMQLSLDKGSSTQNYPTSMMGAIALLRQTYLDAKWYADQKNPGFEDLTLRSFSEGLKLPQVIESTDKLTSLRVDHIGDELGYQYIIMGSGDEYQRLDEIAATAADFILPVSFPKPYDVEDPYAALDIDLEDLRHWERAPANAGMLASKGIDFAFTPAGLKDASEFLPNIRKAIKYGLTKEIALKALTSAPAKMLGLDGQIGSLNKDKYANFLIVKGDLFEEDAVILENWIGGNRFVIQDKETVALNGQYELNVNNEDYGIMNVSGLPTAPKMSIYGKDTLKGSLAFKDGLVTILVQKDSLTKQQLSGYVEGKNLSGMLSKADGDRQKWTAIYKGDTTTSKQKKKEEEIEFSSKMTYPFVAFGWEEKPTTQAMLFTHVTLWTNDDEGILENYDVRIENGKIVAIGQGLSADGAVVIDGSGKHLTSGIIDEHSHIAISKGVNEAGQAVSAEVRVEDVINSEDINIYRQLAGGVTASQLLHGSANPIGGQSALVKLRWGQDPESMKIKDADGFIKFALGENVKQSNWGDRFKERFPQTRMGVEQVFRDGFNRALEYQESWKTYDGLTGKAKRNTTAPRRDLELETLLEIINSQRFVTCHSYIQSEINMLMHVAEDYDFRINTFTHILEGYKVADKMKAHGVGASTFSDWWAYKFEVREAIPYNATLMSGQGVVTAINSDDAEMGRRLNQEAAKSLKYGGMSEEDAWKMVTLNPAKLLHLDDKMGSVTVGKDADLVLWSGHPLSIYSKAEKTMVDGIVYFDIEKDKELQQEIQLERAALIQKLLAEKKSGAKTVPVSKKEEKLYHCDDIDFHFN
- a CDS encoding DUF1697 domain-containing protein yields the protein MKKYVALLRGINVSGQKKIKMTELKSALVAAGLTTVETYIQSGNLVFETELSEEESTQLIERVILEDFGFEVPTLVLEQSYFRFVLDNNPFLQRGEDNKKLYVCFMMDIPTEESKLTLAETDLKGDEYHIIDQLIYTCYHQGAGKTKMDNNLLERKLKVRATSRNWNTVGKLGEM
- a CDS encoding LytR/AlgR family response regulator transcription factor; translated protein: MKAIIIDDTRLARQELKHLLRGVEDVEIVAEAAHAEEAIELIESHQPDLIFLDIQMPGKDGFELLESLDYLPEVIFITAYNEYAHKAFDYNALDYLQKPLKEDRLLNALHKVRERLLQKTSAKRDLLSENDQVFVKESENCWFVELKDISLFEISDTYTKIHFKDQSPLIPKTLNYMEKRLDPLIFFRANRQQIINMKWIQKVEPWFSGSIRIHLKDTTIVEVSRRQTLKFKELMSF